The following coding sequences lie in one Cotesia glomerata isolate CgM1 linkage group LG5, MPM_Cglom_v2.3, whole genome shotgun sequence genomic window:
- the LOC123265580 gene encoding uncharacterized protein LOC123265580 yields the protein MVGAIIPATLKQYEGHLKLWWNFAQDKKIDVYNAKTSDIIAFLAGRFKKGAKYSAINTARSTVSLISAYDINEDGLIARFVKGVYKQRPTKPRYSTTWDVSPVLEYLERQHPLKKLKIKEIAEKKATLLALTMA from the coding sequence ATGGTAGGTGCTATAATCCCGGCAACATTGAAGCAATACGAAGGTCATTTAAAACTTTGGTGGAATTTTGCTCAGGACAAAAAGATTGATGTCTATAATGCAAAAACGTCGGACATTATTGCCTTTTTAGCTGGGCGCTTTAAAAAGGGAGCAAAATATAGTGCAATAAACACTGCGCGATCTACAGTGTCTCTGATATCAGCATATGACATAAATGAGGATGGCTTAATAGCTCGGTTTGTAAAGGGAGTTTATAAACAGAGACCTACAAAGCCTCGATACAGCACCACGTGGGATGTGTCTCCAGTATTAGAGTATTTGGAGCGACAACATCCTCTCaagaaacttaaaataaaagaaattgcAGAGAAGAAGGCGACCTTATTAGCTTTGACGATGGCATAA